The Saccharopolyspora gloriosae genome window below encodes:
- the ftsH gene encoding ATP-dependent zinc metalloprotease FtsH yields MDLKRLLRNPLLWILAVLALIMSLSVLFDETKAYQQVSTSEALRQISEGKVAEATIQDKEQRVLLNLKQGQSFANSNQLMAQYPAGATDAVVNDIRQANVDKWNTEVTQDSFWTQMLIYLLPIGLLVLLLMWMMNNVQGGGNRVMNFGKSKAKQLTKDMPKTLFNDVAGADEAVEELHEIKDFLQSPGRYQALGAKIPKGVLLYGPPGTGKTLLARAVAGEAGVPFYSISGSDFVEMFVGVGASRVRDLFEQAKQNAPCIIFVDEIDAVGRQRGAGLGGGHDEREQTLNQLLVEMDGFDSRGGIILIAATNRPDILDPALLRPGRFDRQIPVSAPDIRGRKAILDVHSKGKPLAQDADMDGLAKRTVGFSGADLENVVNEAALLTARENGQLITGAALEESVDRVVGGPRRKSKIISERDKKITAYHEGGHALAAWAMPDVDPVYKLTILPRGRTGGHALVVPEDDKDMMTRSEMIGRLVFALGGRSAEELVFHEPTTGASSDIEQATKIARAMVTEYGMTARLGAVKYGKEEGDPFLGRSAGQQASYSHEVAHEIDEEVRKLIEAAHTEAWEVLNTYRDVLDDLVMEVLEKETLVRKDLERIFARVEKRPRITAFNDFGGRTPSEKPPIKTPGELAIERGEPWPPPAPEPAQAPQAPAPGPNGSVPAGAVPAGQYNQGQQPQGGQGTVQFPHPQGQQQAPQGQYPQQGQQYPQGQQQYGQPQGQYGQPQAVPPNYGAPPGWTPATAPGGAGQQPYQQWVPSWERSQQQPAEQNPAAGAQQAPQAGTAAPGTPQSGQDAGADQQSGAQQPDAQQSQQAPESEQRGDDKGEGGR; encoded by the coding sequence ATGGACCTCAAGCGCCTGCTCCGTAACCCGCTGCTTTGGATCCTGGCGGTGTTAGCGCTGATAATGAGCCTCAGCGTGCTCTTCGATGAGACCAAGGCCTATCAGCAGGTCTCGACCTCCGAAGCTCTCCGGCAGATTTCCGAGGGCAAGGTAGCCGAGGCGACCATCCAGGACAAAGAGCAACGCGTCCTGCTGAACCTGAAACAGGGTCAGAGCTTCGCCAACAGCAATCAGCTGATGGCGCAGTACCCTGCCGGCGCCACCGACGCGGTGGTCAACGACATCCGGCAGGCGAACGTCGACAAGTGGAACACCGAGGTCACCCAGGACTCGTTCTGGACGCAGATGTTGATCTATCTGCTGCCGATCGGTCTGCTGGTGCTGCTGCTCATGTGGATGATGAACAACGTCCAGGGCGGCGGGAACCGGGTGATGAACTTCGGCAAGTCCAAGGCGAAGCAACTCACCAAGGACATGCCCAAGACGTTGTTCAACGACGTCGCCGGCGCCGACGAGGCCGTCGAGGAACTCCACGAGATCAAGGACTTCCTGCAGAGCCCCGGCCGCTACCAGGCGCTGGGCGCGAAGATCCCGAAGGGCGTGCTGCTCTACGGTCCGCCCGGTACGGGCAAGACGCTGCTGGCCCGCGCGGTCGCCGGTGAGGCCGGCGTCCCGTTCTACTCGATCTCCGGTTCGGACTTCGTGGAGATGTTCGTCGGTGTCGGCGCCTCCCGCGTCCGCGACCTGTTCGAGCAGGCCAAGCAGAACGCGCCGTGCATCATCTTCGTCGACGAGATCGACGCGGTGGGCCGCCAGCGCGGTGCCGGCCTCGGCGGCGGGCACGACGAGCGCGAGCAGACGCTGAACCAGCTGCTGGTCGAGATGGACGGGTTCGACTCGCGCGGCGGCATCATCCTGATCGCCGCGACGAACCGCCCGGACATCCTGGACCCGGCGCTGCTGCGCCCGGGCCGCTTCGACCGGCAGATCCCCGTGTCGGCGCCGGACATCCGCGGCCGCAAGGCGATCCTGGACGTGCACTCGAAGGGCAAGCCGTTGGCGCAGGACGCCGACATGGACGGTTTGGCCAAGCGGACCGTCGGGTTCTCCGGCGCGGACCTGGAGAACGTGGTCAACGAGGCCGCGCTGCTCACGGCCCGCGAGAACGGTCAGTTGATCACGGGTGCGGCTCTGGAGGAGTCGGTGGACCGCGTGGTCGGCGGCCCGCGCCGCAAGAGCAAGATCATTTCGGAGCGGGACAAGAAGATCACCGCGTATCACGAGGGCGGGCACGCGCTGGCCGCTTGGGCGATGCCGGACGTCGATCCCGTCTACAAGCTCACGATCCTGCCGCGCGGCCGCACCGGTGGGCACGCGCTCGTCGTCCCCGAGGACGACAAGGACATGATGACCCGCTCGGAGATGATCGGGCGCCTGGTGTTCGCGCTCGGCGGCCGGTCCGCGGAGGAGCTCGTGTTCCACGAGCCCACCACCGGTGCCTCCAGCGACATCGAGCAGGCCACGAAGATCGCCCGCGCGATGGTCACCGAGTACGGCATGACCGCTCGGCTCGGCGCCGTCAAGTACGGCAAGGAGGAGGGCGACCCGTTCCTGGGCCGCTCCGCCGGGCAGCAGGCGAGCTACTCGCACGAGGTCGCGCACGAGATCGACGAAGAGGTGCGCAAGCTCATCGAGGCCGCGCACACCGAGGCGTGGGAGGTGCTCAACACCTACCGCGACGTGCTCGACGATCTCGTGATGGAGGTCCTGGAGAAGGAGACGCTGGTCCGCAAGGACCTGGAGCGGATCTTCGCCAGGGTCGAGAAGCGGCCCCGGATCACGGCGTTCAACGACTTCGGCGGGCGCACCCCGTCGGAGAAGCCGCCGATCAAGACTCCGGGCGAGCTGGCCATCGAGCGCGGCGAGCCGTGGCCCCCGCCCGCGCCCGAACCGGCGCAGGCACCGCAGGCCCCTGCTCCCGGTCCGAACGGTTCGGTGCCCGCGGGCGCCGTCCCGGCGGGTCAGTACAACCAGGGCCAGCAGCCCCAGGGCGGGCAGGGCACGGTCCAGTTCCCGCACCCGCAGGGGCAGCAGCAGGCTCCGCAGGGCCAGTACCCGCAGCAGGGCCAGCAGTACCCGCAGGGCCAGCAGCAGTACGGCCAGCCGCAGGGCCAGTACGGCCAGCCGCAGGCCGTGCCGCCGAACTACGGCGCCCCGCCCGGCTGGACGCCGGCGACGGCGCCGGGCGGTGCCGGTCAGCAGCCGTACCAGCAGTGGGTCCCGTCCTGGGAGCGGTCGCAGCAGCAGCCCGCGGAGCAGAACCCCGCGGCCGGTGCGCAGCAGGCCCCGCAAGCGGGCACCGCGGCACCGGGCACGCCGCAGTCGGGGCAGGACGCGGGTGCCGACCAGCAGTCCGGCGCCCAGCAGCCCGACGCGCAGCAGTCCCAGCAGGCTCCGGAATCGGAGCAGCGGGGAGACGACAAGGGCGAAGGCGGGCGCTGA
- the tilS gene encoding tRNA lysidine(34) synthetase TilS, which produces MLEVRSAVRGFLAATAEVRDAPLVVACSGGADSLALAAATAHCARKQELRVRARVVDHGLQDGSAEVAARAADQLARLGFADVAVLAARVTGPGGPEAAARRARYAELDRARPAGAAVLLGHTLDDQAETVLLGLGRGSGARSIAGMRPWDRPWARPLLGVSRDTTVRACAEAGLRPWQDPHNGESRFTRVRLRTEVLPLLEDVLQGGVASALARTARQLREDADALDEVAATVRAQVERGAELDAAALAAHPPAVRRRVLRGWLLERGVAELSDAHLRAADALAGAWRGQGPRALPGGFVLRRAHGRLQVERGGRGTAGPVSGG; this is translated from the coding sequence ATGCTCGAGGTCCGTTCCGCGGTGCGGGGTTTCCTCGCCGCCACCGCCGAGGTGCGGGACGCGCCGCTGGTGGTGGCTTGCTCGGGCGGAGCGGATTCCCTCGCGCTCGCCGCCGCGACCGCCCACTGCGCCCGCAAGCAGGAGCTGCGGGTCCGCGCCCGGGTCGTCGACCACGGCTTGCAGGACGGTTCCGCCGAGGTCGCCGCGCGCGCCGCCGATCAGCTCGCGCGGCTCGGGTTCGCCGACGTCGCGGTGCTGGCGGCGCGGGTGACCGGCCCCGGCGGCCCGGAAGCGGCGGCGCGGCGAGCCCGGTACGCCGAGCTCGACCGGGCCCGGCCCGCCGGGGCGGCCGTGCTGCTCGGGCACACCCTCGACGACCAGGCGGAGACCGTGCTGCTCGGCCTCGGGCGCGGCTCCGGCGCCCGCTCCATCGCTGGCATGCGCCCGTGGGACCGGCCGTGGGCGCGCCCGCTGCTCGGCGTCTCGCGGGACACGACGGTGCGGGCCTGCGCCGAGGCCGGCCTGCGTCCGTGGCAGGACCCGCACAACGGCGAGAGCCGGTTCACCCGTGTGCGGTTGCGCACAGAGGTGCTGCCGCTGCTGGAGGACGTGCTGCAGGGCGGCGTGGCGAGCGCGCTGGCCCGCACCGCGCGCCAGCTGCGGGAGGACGCCGACGCCCTCGACGAGGTCGCCGCGACCGTTCGCGCGCAGGTGGAACGGGGTGCGGAGCTGGATGCGGCGGCCTTGGCCGCGCACCCGCCCGCGGTGCGCCGCAGGGTGCTGCGCGGGTGGTTGCTGGAGCGCGGGGTCGCCGAGCTCTCCGACGCCCACCTCCGCGCGGCGGACGCGCTGGCCGGTGCGTGGCGCGGTCAGGGCCCTCGTGCGCTGCCGGGCGGCTTTGTGCTGCGCCGGGCGCATGGCAGGCTTCAGGTGGAACGTGGTGGACGGGGAACCGCCGGGCCGGTGAGCGGCGGGTGA
- a CDS encoding MerR family transcriptional regulator: protein MDDTQRYTIGELSRRTGLSVKTIRFYSDSGVVPPTDRTHSGYRLYDVTAMARLELVRTLRELGAGLDEVRRVLAEETTVRRLAEAQLDLLEDQMRLLRTRRAVLRAVVHLNRSTEEVKLMHKLATMSDAERNRIIDDFWDETIGGLEVNEQFAAWMRSAKPELPDDPSTEQVEAWIELAELVGNPDFRATVRRLWEQQAAQQGGGDATPVQTKEEAARWWTLFEDVERAEEAGHSPDSERGRELAEHAAELWARQQGATDGPAARAELADSFGAPYDERLSRYWELLAIINEWPPHPTTERQAHWLADAVRATLP, encoded by the coding sequence GTGGACGACACGCAGCGCTACACGATCGGAGAGCTCTCCCGGCGCACCGGGCTGAGCGTGAAGACCATCCGGTTCTACTCCGACAGCGGCGTCGTGCCGCCCACCGACCGCACGCACTCCGGGTACCGGCTCTACGACGTGACAGCGATGGCGCGGCTGGAACTGGTGCGCACCTTGCGCGAGCTCGGAGCCGGGCTCGACGAAGTGCGCCGAGTCCTCGCCGAGGAGACCACGGTGCGGCGGCTCGCCGAAGCGCAACTGGACCTGCTGGAGGACCAGATGCGGTTGCTGCGAACCCGCCGCGCGGTGCTGCGGGCGGTCGTGCACCTGAACCGATCGACCGAAGAGGTGAAACTCATGCACAAGCTGGCGACCATGTCCGACGCGGAGCGCAACCGGATCATCGACGACTTCTGGGACGAGACCATCGGCGGGCTGGAGGTGAACGAGCAGTTCGCCGCTTGGATGCGGTCCGCGAAACCGGAGCTGCCGGACGACCCGAGCACCGAACAGGTCGAGGCGTGGATCGAACTCGCCGAACTCGTCGGCAACCCGGACTTCCGCGCCACGGTGCGGCGGCTGTGGGAGCAGCAGGCCGCGCAGCAGGGGGGCGGGGACGCCACCCCGGTGCAGACGAAGGAGGAGGCCGCGCGCTGGTGGACGCTGTTCGAAGACGTCGAGCGGGCCGAGGAGGCCGGGCACTCCCCGGATTCCGAGCGCGGCCGTGAACTGGCCGAGCACGCCGCCGAGCTCTGGGCGCGCCAGCAGGGCGCGACCGACGGTCCGGCCGCGCGCGCCGAGCTCGCGGACAGCTTCGGCGCGCCTTACGACGAGCGGCTGTCCCGGTACTGGGAACTGCTGGCGATCATCAACGAGTGGCCGCCGCACCCCACCACCGAACGGCAGGCGCACTGGCTCGCCGACGCCGTCCGCGCCACCCTGCCCTGA
- a CDS encoding zinc-dependent metalloprotease: MTSRSATLPPRPNSRDGARRTLDWDLAAATAGRLMQTGPEVSRSEAAHAVRELRRASVAAETHVRELTGLGLDLPVLEGDVVDRTEWVRAAARGLSELTGIALNSRSTGSDLLGGLGVRGAGVQAGLVLSYLGTKVLGQYDPFLPSDQGTRPGRLLLVAPNIVAARQALDVPADDFTMWVCLHESTHRLQFNAVPWLRDHFADSLGMLLSDLDSSPGELLSRLPGAVRGVRAGPDAQSSPGVLGLVELLQGPRQRAALDRILALSTLLEGHADHVMDAVGPEVVPSVATIRRRFTERRQGGGLLDRLLRSVLGVDAKMRQYAQGAAFTRHVVREVGMDGFNAVWTSPEHLPTRAETTDPAAWLRRVHG; encoded by the coding sequence GTGACTTCGCGATCCGCCACGCTGCCGCCCCGACCGAACAGCCGGGACGGAGCGCGGCGGACGCTCGACTGGGACCTCGCCGCGGCCACCGCGGGCCGGTTGATGCAGACCGGCCCCGAGGTCTCCCGGTCGGAGGCGGCGCACGCGGTGCGCGAGCTCCGCAGGGCGAGCGTCGCCGCTGAGACCCACGTGCGGGAGCTGACCGGGCTCGGCTTGGACCTGCCGGTGCTCGAAGGCGACGTGGTGGACCGCACCGAGTGGGTGCGGGCCGCGGCGCGCGGGCTCTCCGAGCTCACCGGTATCGCGCTGAACTCCCGTTCCACCGGCAGCGACCTGCTCGGCGGGCTCGGCGTGCGCGGCGCGGGCGTGCAAGCGGGGCTGGTGCTGTCGTACCTGGGCACCAAGGTCCTCGGGCAGTACGACCCGTTCCTGCCCAGCGACCAGGGCACCCGGCCGGGGCGGCTGCTGCTGGTGGCGCCGAACATCGTCGCGGCCCGCCAGGCGCTGGACGTGCCCGCGGACGACTTCACCATGTGGGTGTGCCTGCACGAGTCGACGCACCGGTTGCAGTTCAACGCGGTGCCGTGGTTGCGGGACCACTTCGCCGACAGCCTCGGCATGCTGCTGTCCGACCTGGACTCCTCGCCCGGTGAGCTGCTGAGCAGGCTGCCCGGCGCGGTGCGCGGGGTGCGGGCGGGGCCCGACGCCCAGTCCAGTCCTGGCGTGCTCGGCCTGGTGGAGCTGCTGCAAGGTCCCCGGCAGCGCGCCGCGCTCGATCGGATCCTGGCGCTGTCGACCCTGCTGGAAGGCCACGCCGATCACGTGATGGACGCGGTGGGCCCGGAGGTGGTGCCCAGCGTGGCGACCATCCGCCGCCGGTTCACCGAACGCCGCCAAGGCGGCGGCCTGCTGGACCGGCTGCTGCGCAGCGTGCTCGGCGTGGACGCGAAGATGCGCCAGTACGCGCAGGGCGCCGCGTTCACCCGGCACGTGGTGCGGGAGGTCGGCATGGACGGGTTCAACGCGGTGTGGACCTCACCGGAGCACCTGCCGACCCGCGCCGAGACCACCGACCCCGCCGCCTGGCTGCGCCGCGTCCACGGGTGA
- the folK gene encoding 2-amino-4-hydroxy-6-hydroxymethyldihydropteridine diphosphokinase, with product MSRAVLSLGSNLGDRLAHLRSAVDGFGDAVVAVSPVYETAPWGVTDQPDFLNAVLVVASADVDEWGWLRRGQELERAAERVRELRWGPRTLDVDVVTVDGVRSEDPELLLPHPGTPARATVLIPWSVVDPDAVLPGHGPVGDLVRALPAAELDAVHRRDDLRLS from the coding sequence ATGAGCAGGGCGGTGCTGTCGCTGGGGTCGAACCTGGGCGACCGGCTGGCGCACTTGCGGTCCGCGGTGGACGGGTTCGGCGACGCGGTCGTGGCGGTCTCCCCGGTCTACGAGACGGCGCCGTGGGGCGTCACCGACCAGCCGGACTTCCTCAACGCGGTGCTGGTCGTGGCGTCCGCCGACGTGGACGAGTGGGGCTGGTTGCGCCGCGGCCAGGAGCTGGAGCGCGCGGCGGAGCGGGTGCGGGAGCTCCGCTGGGGGCCGCGCACGCTCGACGTGGACGTGGTCACCGTGGACGGCGTGCGCAGCGAGGACCCGGAGCTGCTGCTGCCGCATCCCGGCACGCCCGCGCGGGCGACGGTGCTGATCCCGTGGTCGGTGGTGGACCCTGACGCGGTGCTGCCGGGCCACGGCCCGGTGGGCGACTTGGTCCGGGCGTTGCCCGCCGCGGAATTGGACGCCGTGCACCGGCGAGACGACCTGCGCCTGAGTTGA
- the folP gene encoding dihydropteroate synthase: MSVLLPRPGRCAVMGVLNVTPDSFSDGGRYLDRKAAVAHGVEMFEAGADIIDVGGESTRPGADRVLAEIEIERVLPVVAELVDCGVPVSVDTTRAEVAAATAGAGASVINDVSGGLADPDMARVAADTGLPWVLMHWRGHSRDMNSLAEYGDVVADVRSELLAQVDAALRAGVREDAIVLDPGLGFAKTGEHDWALLNRLGEFVGLGFPVLVGASRKRFLGRLLADGDGTPRAPAGRETATAVVSALAADRGAWAVRVHDVRSSLDAVAVTAAWNTGGTVG, translated from the coding sequence ATGAGCGTGCTGCTTCCCCGGCCCGGCCGGTGCGCGGTGATGGGCGTGCTGAACGTGACGCCCGATTCGTTCTCCGACGGTGGCCGCTACCTGGACCGCAAGGCCGCGGTGGCGCACGGCGTCGAGATGTTCGAGGCGGGTGCGGACATCATCGACGTGGGCGGTGAGTCGACGCGGCCGGGCGCGGACCGGGTGCTGGCCGAGATCGAGATCGAGCGGGTGCTGCCGGTGGTGGCGGAGCTGGTCGATTGCGGGGTGCCGGTCAGCGTGGACACCACCCGCGCCGAGGTCGCCGCGGCCACCGCCGGAGCGGGCGCCTCGGTGATCAACGACGTGTCCGGCGGGCTGGCCGATCCGGACATGGCGCGGGTCGCCGCGGACACCGGGCTGCCGTGGGTGCTGATGCACTGGCGCGGCCACAGCCGCGACATGAATTCGCTGGCCGAGTACGGCGACGTGGTCGCCGACGTGCGCTCGGAGCTGCTGGCCCAGGTCGACGCGGCGTTGCGGGCGGGCGTCCGGGAGGACGCGATCGTGCTCGATCCGGGCTTGGGCTTCGCGAAGACCGGGGAGCACGACTGGGCGCTGCTGAACCGGCTGGGCGAGTTCGTCGGATTGGGCTTCCCGGTGCTGGTGGGCGCCTCGCGGAAGCGGTTCCTCGGCAGGTTGCTGGCCGACGGCGACGGCACTCCGCGCGCCCCGGCGGGCCGGGAGACGGCGACGGCGGTGGTCTCGGCGCTGGCCGCGGACCGCGGCGCGTGGGCGGTGCGGGTGCACGACGTGCGCAGTTCGCTGGACGCGGTCGCGGTGACCGCGGCGTGGAACACCGGAGGGACCGTTGGCTGA
- the folB gene encoding dihydroneopterin aldolase, protein MADRITLTGLRVRGNHGVFEHEKRDGQEFLVDITVWVDLAGAAADDDLAQTLHYGELAQRAADVVSGPSRDLIETVAAEIADGIMTDQRAHAAEVTIHKPSAPIPLTFADVAVTMRRSRRAARNG, encoded by the coding sequence TTGGCTGACCGGATCACGTTGACCGGGTTGCGGGTGCGCGGCAACCACGGCGTGTTCGAGCACGAGAAGCGCGACGGCCAGGAGTTCCTGGTCGACATCACGGTGTGGGTGGACCTGGCCGGTGCGGCGGCCGACGACGACTTGGCGCAGACGCTGCACTACGGCGAGCTGGCCCAGCGCGCGGCGGACGTCGTGAGCGGGCCGTCGCGGGACCTGATCGAGACGGTGGCCGCGGAGATCGCCGACGGCATCATGACCGATCAGCGCGCCCACGCCGCCGAGGTCACGATCCACAAGCCGTCCGCGCCGATCCCGCTGACCTTCGCGGACGTCGCGGTCACCATGCGCCGGTCCCGGCGCGCGGCGCGGAACGGCTGA
- the hpt gene encoding hypoxanthine phosphoribosyltransferase, translating to MYDGDIASVLITEQQIQDKTAELAKQVAEDFQDARGGDLLLVGVLKGAVMFMTDLARELPRPTQLEFMAVSSYGSSTSSSGVVRILKDLDRDIAGRHVLIVEDIIDSGLTLSWLLKNLASRNPASLEVCTLLRKPDAVQVDVPVRYVGFDIPNEFVVGYGLDYAERYRDLPYIGTLDPKVYTSGR from the coding sequence GTGTACGACGGCGACATCGCTTCAGTGCTCATCACCGAGCAGCAGATCCAGGACAAGACGGCCGAGTTGGCCAAGCAGGTCGCCGAGGACTTCCAGGACGCCAGAGGCGGCGATCTGCTGCTGGTGGGCGTGCTCAAGGGCGCGGTCATGTTCATGACCGACCTCGCCAGGGAGTTGCCGCGACCGACGCAGCTCGAGTTCATGGCGGTGAGCTCGTACGGCTCGTCGACCTCGTCCTCCGGAGTGGTGCGGATCCTCAAGGACCTGGACCGGGACATCGCGGGCAGGCACGTGCTGATCGTCGAGGACATCATCGACTCCGGCCTGACGCTGTCCTGGCTGCTGAAGAACCTGGCTTCGCGCAACCCCGCCTCGCTGGAGGTGTGCACGCTGCTGCGCAAGCCGGACGCCGTGCAGGTGGACGTGCCCGTCCGCTACGTCGGGTTCGACATCCCGAACGAGTTCGTCGTGGGCTACGGGCTCGACTACGCGGAGCGCTACCGTGATCTGCCCTACATCGGCACCCTCGATCCGAAGGTGTACACCTCCGGCCGGTGA
- the folE gene encoding GTP cyclohydrolase I FolE, which translates to MSNLGEQSGRDESRPGDTGFDRPAFDQERAAAAVRELLLAAGEDPDREGLRDTPARVARAYQELFAGLYTDPDEVLDRTFDEAHEELVLVRDIPMYSQCEHHLLPFHGVAHIGYIPNEKGRVTGLSKLARLVDLYAKRPQVQERLTSQVADALARKLEPRGVIVVVDAEHLCMGMRGVRKAGSTTTTSAVRGIFRSSASSRAEALSLIRGS; encoded by the coding sequence ATCAGCAATCTCGGTGAGCAGTCCGGACGGGACGAGTCCCGGCCGGGTGATACCGGTTTCGATCGACCGGCTTTCGACCAGGAACGAGCGGCGGCGGCGGTCCGCGAACTGCTGCTCGCGGCGGGGGAGGACCCGGACCGGGAGGGCTTGCGGGACACGCCCGCCCGGGTGGCCCGCGCCTACCAGGAGCTGTTCGCCGGGCTCTACACCGACCCGGACGAGGTGCTCGACCGCACCTTCGACGAGGCGCACGAAGAGCTGGTGCTGGTCCGCGACATCCCGATGTACTCCCAGTGCGAGCACCACCTGCTGCCGTTCCACGGCGTGGCGCACATCGGCTACATCCCGAACGAGAAGGGCCGGGTCACCGGCCTGTCGAAGCTGGCGCGGCTGGTGGACCTCTACGCCAAGCGCCCGCAGGTCCAGGAGCGGCTGACTTCGCAGGTCGCCGATGCCCTGGCGCGGAAGCTGGAGCCGCGCGGCGTGATCGTCGTGGTGGACGCCGAGCACCTGTGCATGGGCATGCGCGGGGTGCGCAAGGCGGGTTCGACCACGACGACCTCCGCGGTGCGCGGTATCTTCCGCAGCTCCGCCTCGTCCCGAGCCGAGGCGTTGTCGTTGATCAGGGGTTCGTGA